The Chryseobacterium nakagawai genome has a segment encoding these proteins:
- a CDS encoding ABC transporter permease: MFDLDRWQEIFSSIRSNVLRTVLSGFTVALGLFIFIVLFGIGKGLQNAFSEGFAGDAKNLITIYTGKTTLAYKGLQSDRTVNMNNDDYNFLVNTDKEKVDAASPRYATNLMVKYGKESGLYQVHGAEPGEQVIENRKLVDGRYINSFDLARKQNVAVIGRMVQRDLIKNGGSIGKELDINGTMFKVVGVFSDDGGDRDERHITVPITTLQQMKKGSDTVNTVYIAYNDKLLNPQDAIKYGDELRDKLKARKNVSPDDENGVRVWNNAKNMNDTFTFMAVLTAIVGFIGLGTLLAGIIGISNIMVYIVKERTKEIGVRKAIGAKPAGIVALIVQESVVITVVSGFVGIGIGVLTLNLIGDSLEEFFIKSPSVGWGSIIMAFVALVFSGLIAGFVPAYRASRIKPIEALRTE, encoded by the coding sequence ATGTTTGACCTAGATCGTTGGCAGGAAATATTCAGTTCTATCCGTAGTAACGTACTTCGGACAGTCCTTTCGGGATTTACAGTAGCCTTGGGACTGTTTATTTTCATTGTACTTTTTGGAATAGGAAAAGGGCTTCAGAATGCTTTCTCAGAAGGGTTTGCAGGAGATGCCAAAAACCTGATTACCATTTATACAGGAAAAACAACTTTAGCCTATAAAGGATTACAATCCGACAGGACTGTAAATATGAATAATGATGACTACAATTTTCTTGTCAATACAGATAAAGAGAAAGTAGATGCAGCCAGCCCAAGGTATGCCACCAATTTAATGGTAAAATATGGGAAAGAGAGTGGTCTTTACCAGGTACATGGTGCAGAACCGGGAGAGCAGGTGATTGAAAACAGAAAGCTTGTTGATGGAAGATACATTAATTCCTTCGACTTAGCAAGAAAACAGAATGTAGCCGTTATCGGAAGAATGGTTCAGAGAGACCTTATTAAAAATGGAGGTTCCATAGGGAAAGAGTTAGATATTAACGGGACAATGTTTAAAGTTGTAGGAGTATTTTCAGATGATGGTGGAGACAGAGATGAAAGACACATTACGGTACCTATTACCACCTTACAGCAAATGAAAAAAGGCTCTGATACCGTGAATACGGTTTATATAGCCTATAATGATAAATTATTGAATCCTCAGGATGCCATTAAATATGGAGACGAGCTGAGAGATAAACTGAAAGCGAGAAAAAATGTTTCTCCTGATGATGAAAATGGAGTCCGTGTCTGGAATAATGCCAAAAACATGAATGATACCTTTACTTTTATGGCAGTTCTAACCGCCATCGTAGGATTTATTGGTTTGGGGACGTTATTGGCAGGTATTATTGGGATCAGTAATATCATGGTGTACATCGTAAAAGAAAGAACCAAAGAAATTGGAGTGCGAAAAGCCATAGGTGCCAAACCTGCAGGAATTGTTGCGCTGATTGTTCAGGAAAGTGTTGTGATTACAGTGGTCTCCGGATTTGTAGGAATAGGAATAGGTGTCTTAACATTAAACCTGATTGGTGATAGCCTGGAAGAGTTTTTTATTAAAAGTCCAAGTGTAGGCTGGGGATCCATCATTATGGCAT
- a CDS encoding ABC transporter ATP-binding protein gives MLVIQDLHKSYDTGKSKLHVLKGINLDISEGEFVSIMGSSGSGKSTLLNIIGILDEKDSGTYELDGVPIEHLSEVKAAEYRSKFLGFIFQSFNLISYKTALENVALPLYYQNVPRKERNQKALEYLEKVGLTQWANHLPNELSGGQKQRVAIARALITDPKVVLADEPTGALDSKTTHDIMKLLQDINNEGKTIIVVTHEPDVAAQTKRNVILKDGVIESDEFIKQIVL, from the coding sequence ATGTTAGTAATTCAGGATTTACACAAGTCATACGATACAGGAAAAAGCAAACTTCATGTTTTGAAGGGGATTAATCTGGATATTTCAGAAGGAGAGTTTGTTTCCATTATGGGGAGTTCTGGTTCCGGAAAGTCTACACTTCTTAATATTATTGGTATTCTGGATGAAAAAGATTCAGGAACCTATGAATTGGATGGCGTTCCTATTGAACATTTATCAGAAGTAAAAGCAGCAGAATACAGAAGTAAATTTTTAGGATTTATTTTCCAGTCTTTTAATCTTATCAGTTATAAAACTGCTCTTGAAAATGTAGCACTTCCATTATATTACCAAAATGTACCGAGAAAAGAGCGTAATCAGAAAGCATTGGAATATCTGGAGAAAGTAGGTCTTACACAGTGGGCAAACCACCTTCCTAATGAACTTTCAGGAGGACAAAAGCAGAGAGTAGCCATTGCAAGAGCACTTATCACAGACCCAAAAGTAGTATTGGCCGATGAACCTACAGGAGCCTTGGATTCTAAAACCACGCATGATATTATGAAGCTTCTGCAGGATATTAACAATGAAGGGAAAACAATTATTGTGGTAACTCACGAACCGGACGTAGCAGCACAAACGAAAAGGAATGTAATACTAAAAGATGGTGTCATTGAAAGCGATGAGTTTATTAAACAGATTGTGCTTTAG
- a CDS encoding ribonucleotide-diphosphate reductase subunit beta translates to MGIFDKRVSYKPFEYPEVLQFVEAINKSFWVHSEVDFTADVQDFHSQLEPHEKNAVKNALLAIAQIEVSVKTFWGNLYNHLPKPEFNGLGSTFAECEFRHSEAYSRLLEVLGYNDEFLNVIEIPAVKGRIEFLGNALKHANSATPKEYVSALLLFSILVENVSLFSQFAIILSFTRFKGFMKNVSNIIAWTSVDEQIHANAGIYLINKIREEQPDLLTESDIEDIYTLVDESIEKEGDILSWIFELGEIDNVSKEDLLNFMKYRVDDSLKKINMKTRYNITPEQYRPMVWFEEEVFANSLDDFFAKRPVDYTKHDKSITANDLF, encoded by the coding sequence ATGGGAATTTTTGATAAGAGAGTAAGCTATAAGCCATTTGAATACCCGGAGGTTCTTCAATTTGTAGAAGCCATCAACAAATCGTTCTGGGTACATTCGGAAGTGGACTTTACTGCAGATGTACAAGATTTTCATTCGCAGTTGGAACCACATGAAAAAAATGCTGTGAAAAATGCGCTTTTAGCCATTGCACAGATTGAGGTGTCTGTAAAGACATTCTGGGGGAATTTATACAACCACCTTCCGAAACCGGAATTCAATGGATTAGGATCTACTTTTGCAGAATGCGAATTCCGCCATTCTGAAGCATATTCCCGTTTACTAGAGGTATTAGGATATAATGACGAATTCCTTAATGTCATTGAAATTCCAGCGGTAAAAGGTAGAATTGAGTTTCTTGGAAATGCCTTAAAACATGCCAACTCTGCTACTCCAAAAGAATATGTCTCTGCATTATTGTTATTCAGTATCTTAGTAGAAAATGTTTCTCTTTTCTCTCAGTTTGCTATCATCCTTTCTTTCACAAGATTTAAAGGGTTCATGAAAAATGTTTCCAATATCATCGCATGGACTTCTGTAGATGAGCAAATTCACGCTAACGCAGGAATCTATCTGATCAACAAGATCCGTGAAGAACAACCTGATCTTTTAACAGAAAGCGATATTGAAGATATCTACACCCTTGTAGACGAGTCGATCGAAAAAGAAGGAGATATCCTTAGCTGGATCTTCGAATTAGGAGAAATAGACAATGTATCTAAAGAAGATCTATTAAACTTCATGAAGTATCGTGTGGATGACAGCTTGAAGAAAATCAACATGAAAACAAGATACAACATCACTCCGGAACAATACAGACCAATGGTATGGTTCGAAGAGGAAGTTTTCGCTAATTCACTAGATGATTTCTTTGCAAAAAGACCTGTAGACTATACAAAACACGATAAGAGCATTACAGCAAACGACTTGTTCTAA
- a CDS encoding ribonucleoside-diphosphate reductase subunit alpha, translating into MEEQNSNIWWLNEESEQMLNRGYLLKGETVDGAIDRITTAAAKRLYKPELQPAFKEMITKGWISFSSPVWANMGTERGLPISCFNAHIPDSIEGITHKMGEVIMQTKIGGGTSGYFGELRNRGTAVTDNGKSSGAVSFMKLFDTAMDVVSQGGVRRGAFAAYLDIDHGDIEEFLSIKDIGSPIQNLFTGVCVPDYWMQDMIDGDMDKRKIWARVLESRQQKGLPYIFFTDNVNRNKPQVYKDLGMTVNASNLCSEIMLPSTMEESFICCLSSMNLELYDEWKDTDAVKLAVYFLDAVLSEFIDKTEGNYYLQGARNFAMRHRALGLGVLGYHSYLQKNMIPFESFEATQFNARAFRHIKEQAEQASRELANIYGEPDVLKGYGLRNTTTMAIAPTTSSSAILGQTSPGIEPFSSNYYKAGLAKGNFMRKNKYLAKLLKEKGLDNEETWRTIMLNHGSVQHLNELTPEEKAVFKTFKEISPMEVISQAAQRQQYIDQAQSLNLQIPSTMPVKDVNYLYIEAWKKGVKTLYYQRSSSVSKEMMVNFVSCSSCEA; encoded by the coding sequence ATGGAAGAGCAAAATTCAAATATATGGTGGCTCAATGAAGAGTCTGAGCAAATGCTGAACAGAGGATATCTGTTGAAAGGTGAAACGGTAGATGGAGCTATCGACAGAATTACCACTGCTGCTGCAAAAAGATTATATAAGCCGGAACTTCAGCCCGCTTTCAAAGAAATGATCACAAAAGGATGGATCAGTTTCTCTTCTCCTGTATGGGCTAATATGGGAACAGAGAGAGGTCTTCCTATTTCTTGTTTTAACGCTCACATTCCGGACAGCATTGAAGGAATTACTCATAAAATGGGTGAGGTGATCATGCAGACAAAAATCGGAGGAGGAACTTCAGGGTATTTTGGAGAACTTAGAAACAGAGGAACAGCTGTGACAGATAACGGAAAATCTTCCGGAGCTGTTTCATTCATGAAGCTTTTTGATACGGCAATGGATGTTGTTTCTCAAGGAGGCGTAAGAAGAGGAGCATTTGCAGCTTATCTGGATATTGACCACGGAGATATTGAAGAATTTTTATCCATTAAAGATATTGGTAGCCCTATTCAAAACCTGTTCACCGGAGTATGTGTTCCGGATTACTGGATGCAGGATATGATTGATGGGGATATGGACAAACGTAAAATCTGGGCAAGAGTATTGGAAAGCCGCCAGCAAAAAGGCCTTCCTTATATTTTCTTCACCGATAACGTCAACAGAAACAAACCACAGGTGTATAAAGACCTTGGAATGACGGTAAACGCAAGTAACCTTTGTTCTGAAATCATGCTTCCTTCTACCATGGAAGAATCATTCATCTGCTGTCTGTCTTCTATGAACCTTGAATTGTATGATGAGTGGAAAGATACAGATGCCGTTAAATTAGCGGTATACTTCCTGGATGCTGTATTATCTGAGTTCATTGATAAAACTGAAGGAAACTACTACTTACAAGGAGCAAGAAACTTCGCAATGCGTCACAGAGCTCTTGGATTAGGAGTTTTAGGATACCATTCTTACCTACAGAAAAATATGATTCCGTTTGAAAGTTTTGAGGCGACTCAGTTCAATGCAAGAGCATTCAGACACATCAAAGAACAGGCTGAGCAGGCTTCAAGAGAGTTAGCCAACATCTATGGAGAGCCGGACGTACTGAAAGGATACGGATTAAGAAATACCACTACAATGGCTATTGCTCCTACCACTTCAAGTTCTGCCATCTTAGGACAGACTTCTCCTGGAATTGAACCTTTCTCTTCTAACTATTATAAAGCAGGTCTTGCTAAAGGAAACTTTATGCGTAAGAACAAATACCTGGCAAAATTATTAAAAGAAAAAGGCTTAGATAACGAAGAAACATGGAGAACAATCATGTTGAACCATGGTTCTGTACAGCACCTGAATGAGCTTACTCCTGAAGAAAAGGCAGTATTCAAAACATTTAAGGAAATCTCTCCGATGGAGGTTATTTCTCAGGCTGCACAAAGACAACAGTACATTGACCAAGCACAATCATTGAATCTTCAGATTCCTTCTACAATGCCTGTAAAAGATGTAAACTATCTATATATTGAGGCTTGGAAAAAAGGAGTAAAAACACTTTACTACCAAAGAAGTTCTTCTGTTTCAAAAGAAATGATGGTGAACTTTGTATCTTGTTCAAGCTGTGAGGCATAG
- a CDS encoding TonB-dependent receptor has product MKKKLICAFALLSFGFAFSQETSSKIFGRLKGVSSEVTVRVVHIPTNSTFETKSNSKGQFSLDNLQPGGPYKLEISDGSRVIYENSNLQLSLGNNDLPVVEVGNTEKTIDEVKITSKKTNVKYGVGISQAQISGLPNINRGIQDVTKLVPQSANNSFNGTNFRYNNVTIDGSINNDAIGFSPSLGGQTGTSGMPGSSTRSNSISLDAIQDVQVYIAPYDVKLGNFLGGSINAVTRSGSNDVTGSMYVYGRNAAITGRNRVGDNSKMPSDFSDFIYGGRVGLPVVRDKVFLFTNLEYTKRVDPIFYNANDPNALIDESVAQKISDFVQKKYGFNVGSFNGYNNFSESAKLFNKLDWKINDKHTLSIKNNTVFSQASNLERDGANFRFSSMDFVQKNTASTTTLELKSRFNDKWNNNLVVGYSSIHDYRDPTSANAMFPQVEITHNGGTILLGNDREATVFNMKQKTFEITDNLTYKTGNHTFLLGTHNELYNINYGFVNALNGRISYKSLNDFYNGTPARIRGTYPFNGNSRQELFDNPYAQYKVNLLSLYLQDEINLGRVRLSPGVRVDYTDLPNKPQLSQAVNNSPQDPYFGNTYSYTPLSQLTNSYLNKPTLSPRLGFTIDVTEDRSMVLRGGSGIFVGRIPFAWLGYAYYNDGVGFGSYDYNAPTTAQIAANGDPLVGANFPKWQNSSKVQVDLIDNNFKMPRVWRSSLAFDYTLSGYKLTLEGIYTKVLYDLKFQQVNKTDNVTYYSYDVNHEMPIYTTNINSNFSNAYLLSNTKDGYRYNLTAQISKSYNFGFNFFAAYTYGDAKDITNGIRNSMESNWQMNQSLTPNDPKLTTSNFAIKNRIVANLGYAFNISKSNRLSTNVYFNAQSGNPFSWGFINSTIANTGQAAGLAYIFKDAAEAAKYIVPIKDGSGNVLVTAQQQVADYENFVNNNDYLKSRRGKFTERNGDTTPWNIQADIRIMDEIRLSEKSKNNIQISLSIINFTNLLNKDWGKVYFVPNTFNSTASVGLTKVGNVAPGQPSAGDPTYTFKTPGSAYTIDQFASRFQAQIGVRYNF; this is encoded by the coding sequence ATGAAGAAAAAATTGATCTGTGCTTTTGCTTTATTATCTTTTGGATTTGCATTCTCACAGGAAACCAGCTCTAAAATTTTTGGAAGATTAAAAGGTGTTTCTTCTGAAGTTACAGTAAGGGTAGTACATATTCCTACCAACAGTACCTTTGAAACCAAAAGTAATAGTAAAGGGCAGTTTAGTTTAGATAATCTTCAACCGGGAGGTCCTTATAAATTGGAGATATCTGACGGGTCACGGGTTATTTATGAAAATTCTAATTTACAGCTTTCATTAGGAAACAACGATCTTCCGGTAGTAGAAGTTGGAAACACGGAAAAGACCATTGATGAGGTGAAGATCACTTCTAAAAAGACTAATGTAAAATATGGAGTTGGGATTAGCCAGGCGCAGATTTCAGGACTTCCTAACATTAACCGGGGGATCCAGGATGTTACCAAATTAGTTCCTCAAAGTGCTAATAACTCTTTCAACGGAACCAATTTTCGTTATAATAACGTTACGATTGATGGGTCTATCAACAACGATGCAATTGGTTTCAGTCCCTCATTGGGAGGTCAGACCGGTACTTCAGGAATGCCTGGAAGTAGTACGCGTTCCAATTCGATTAGTTTGGATGCCATTCAGGATGTACAAGTGTATATTGCTCCTTATGATGTGAAGCTTGGAAATTTCCTTGGGGGAAGTATCAATGCGGTAACCAGAAGCGGAAGCAATGACGTTACGGGTTCTATGTATGTGTATGGTAGAAATGCAGCAATCACAGGAAGAAACAGAGTAGGTGATAATTCGAAAATGCCAAGTGATTTCTCTGATTTTATTTATGGAGGAAGAGTAGGACTGCCAGTAGTGAGAGATAAAGTGTTTTTATTCACAAACCTGGAATATACCAAAAGGGTAGATCCAATATTTTATAATGCTAATGATCCCAATGCATTGATTGACGAGTCTGTGGCTCAGAAAATTTCAGATTTTGTACAAAAGAAATACGGATTCAATGTAGGAAGTTTTAATGGTTATAATAACTTTTCTGAAAGTGCTAAGCTTTTTAATAAGTTAGACTGGAAGATCAACGATAAGCATACTCTATCCATCAAAAATAATACGGTATTTTCCCAGGCATCCAATCTTGAAAGAGATGGTGCCAATTTCAGATTTTCAAGTATGGATTTTGTTCAGAAAAATACGGCTTCTACAACTACCCTTGAATTGAAAAGCCGTTTTAATGATAAATGGAATAACAATTTAGTGGTTGGTTATTCTTCTATTCATGATTATAGAGATCCTACTTCTGCGAATGCGATGTTCCCGCAGGTTGAAATTACCCATAACGGCGGAACTATTTTGTTGGGAAATGACAGAGAAGCTACTGTTTTCAATATGAAACAGAAAACTTTTGAAATTACGGATAACCTTACCTATAAAACCGGAAATCATACTTTCTTATTAGGAACTCACAATGAGTTATATAATATCAATTATGGATTTGTAAACGCTTTGAATGGAAGAATATCTTATAAATCACTAAATGATTTTTATAATGGTACCCCTGCAAGGATAAGAGGAACCTATCCTTTTAACGGAAACAGCAGACAAGAGCTTTTCGACAATCCTTATGCACAATATAAAGTTAACCTTCTTTCATTATATCTGCAGGATGAGATCAATTTGGGAAGAGTGAGACTTTCACCGGGAGTAAGGGTTGATTATACAGATTTACCTAATAAACCCCAATTAAGTCAGGCTGTTAATAACTCTCCTCAAGACCCTTATTTCGGAAATACTTATAGTTATACTCCGTTAAGCCAGCTAACCAATAGTTACCTTAACAAGCCTACCTTATCTCCAAGACTTGGGTTTACCATCGATGTTACGGAAGACCGATCTATGGTATTAAGAGGAGGTTCGGGTATTTTTGTAGGAAGAATCCCATTTGCATGGTTAGGATATGCTTATTATAATGATGGAGTAGGTTTCGGAAGCTATGATTATAATGCTCCTACTACTGCACAGATTGCTGCTAACGGAGATCCGTTGGTGGGAGCTAATTTCCCGAAGTGGCAAAATTCTTCAAAAGTACAGGTTGACCTTATTGATAATAACTTTAAGATGCCAAGAGTATGGAGAAGCTCGCTTGCATTCGATTATACCCTTTCCGGATATAAACTGACATTAGAAGGTATTTACACCAAAGTATTGTATGACCTTAAATTCCAACAGGTAAATAAAACGGATAATGTGACCTACTACAGTTATGATGTTAATCACGAAATGCCGATTTATACAACGAATATCAATAGTAATTTTTCTAATGCATATCTATTATCCAATACAAAAGATGGTTACCGTTACAACCTGACGGCTCAGATTTCAAAATCATATAATTTCGGATTTAATTTCTTTGCAGCTTATACGTATGGTGATGCGAAAGATATAACGAATGGTATCAGAAACTCGATGGAAAGTAACTGGCAGATGAATCAGTCTTTGACTCCAAATGATCCTAAGTTGACAACTTCCAATTTTGCGATCAAGAATAGAATTGTTGCTAATCTTGGATATGCGTTTAATATTTCCAAATCTAACAGGTTATCTACCAATGTATATTTTAATGCTCAATCAGGAAACCCTTTCTCATGGGGATTCATAAACAGTACAATTGCCAATACGGGGCAAGCGGCAGGTCTTGCTTATATCTTTAAAGATGCTGCTGAAGCGGCTAAATATATTGTTCCTATAAAAGATGGATCAGGAAATGTACTGGTAACTGCTCAGCAACAGGTTGCAGATTATGAGAACTTCGTTAATAACAATGATTACTTGAAATCAAGAAGAGGAAAGTTTACCGAAAGAAATGGAGATACCACCCCTTGGAATATTCAGGCAGATATCAGAATTATGGATGAGATCAGATTGAGTGAAAAATCTAAGAACAATATCCAGATCTCTCTAAGTATCATTAATTTCACTAATTTATTGAATAAAGATTGGGGTAAAGTGTACTTTGTTCCTAATACTTTTAACTCTACAGCCAGCGTAGGGCTTACAAAAGTTGGAAATGTGGCACCGGGACAGCCTTCAGCCGGAGATCCTACTTATACCTTCAAAACACCGGGATCTGCTTATACAATAGATCAGTTTGCATCAAGATTTCAGGCTCAGATAGGAGTAAGGTATAACTTCTAA
- a CDS encoding DUF72 domain-containing protein has product MKFGQVEDPSKIDFTLPKDHSRTKEILSLNKKGLENISIGCAKWNKTDLKGFYPKGTKDELTYYATQFNSIELNATFYGMPTPDQVKTWKEKTPENFKFFPKITNTVSHFRRLIDVTDPVTHFASAVMNFDEKLGMAFLQLHDNFKPKDYDRLEKFVKEWPKEVPLAIELRNTEWFTDEEILNTTCELFETYNITNIIVDTAGRRDMLHMRLTTPNAFIRYVGANAESDYERLDDWLKHLTQWKKEGLQNLYFFVHQNIEKASPLLSAYFIKKMNEEWKTEIHIPQMATENMGSLF; this is encoded by the coding sequence ATGAAATTCGGACAAGTAGAAGACCCATCAAAAATAGACTTCACCCTTCCTAAAGATCACTCCAGAACTAAAGAAATTTTAAGCCTTAATAAAAAAGGATTGGAAAATATTTCTATCGGATGTGCCAAATGGAACAAAACAGACCTTAAAGGATTCTATCCCAAAGGAACAAAGGATGAGTTAACATATTACGCCACTCAATTTAATTCCATTGAATTAAATGCTACCTTTTATGGAATGCCCACTCCGGATCAGGTAAAAACATGGAAAGAAAAGACTCCTGAAAATTTTAAGTTTTTCCCTAAGATTACCAACACTGTTTCCCACTTCAGAAGATTGATTGACGTTACAGATCCCGTTACTCATTTTGCATCAGCCGTGATGAATTTTGATGAAAAACTTGGAATGGCTTTCCTTCAGCTTCATGATAACTTTAAACCAAAAGATTATGACAGACTGGAAAAATTTGTAAAAGAATGGCCTAAAGAAGTTCCTCTTGCTATAGAACTCAGAAATACGGAATGGTTTACTGATGAAGAAATTCTAAACACTACCTGTGAGCTTTTTGAAACTTATAATATCACTAATATTATTGTAGATACCGCCGGAAGAAGAGATATGCTTCACATGCGCCTGACCACCCCCAATGCGTTTATCCGATATGTAGGAGCCAATGCAGAAAGTGATTATGAAAGGCTAGATGATTGGTTAAAGCACCTTACTCAATGGAAAAAAGAAGGGCTTCAGAATCTCTATTTCTTTGTCCATCAGAATATTGAAAAGGCCTCTCCACTTCTTTCCGCTTATTTCATCAAAAAAATGAATGAAGAATGGAAAACAGAAATCCATATTCCTCAAATGGCCACTGAAAATATGGGAAGCCTATTTTAG
- a CDS encoding HD domain-containing protein: protein MKSTINNTVEFVKEKLEGAEAGHDWFHIERVWKLAKKIADTEKACDSNVVELSALLHDIADPKFHNGDETIAPKISREFLERENVPNETIEKVLFVIENISFKNRSQAPADPSIELQIVQDADRIDAIGAIGIARTFNFGGFKNNLMYDPNVQPDLHMSKEQYKKSNGTTINHFYEKLLLLKDLMNTEHGKKMAQERHDYMLNFLDQFYKEWNVD, encoded by the coding sequence ATGAAAAGTACAATTAACAACACGGTAGAATTTGTAAAGGAAAAGCTGGAAGGAGCGGAAGCAGGCCATGACTGGTTTCATATTGAGAGAGTTTGGAAATTGGCTAAAAAAATTGCTGACACAGAGAAAGCCTGTGATTCAAATGTGGTAGAATTATCTGCACTATTGCACGATATTGCAGATCCTAAATTTCATAATGGAGATGAAACAATCGCTCCAAAAATATCCAGAGAATTTTTAGAAAGAGAAAACGTTCCTAATGAAACCATTGAAAAGGTTTTATTCGTGATCGAAAATATTTCATTTAAAAATAGAAGTCAGGCTCCTGCCGATCCATCTATTGAACTACAGATTGTGCAGGATGCTGATCGTATTGATGCTATTGGAGCCATAGGAATTGCCAGAACATTCAATTTTGGAGGGTTTAAAAATAATCTGATGTATGATCCAAATGTTCAGCCTGATCTCCATATGTCCAAAGAGCAATATAAAAAGTCTAATGGTACAACCATCAATCATTTTTATGAAAAATTATTGTTACTGAAGGATTTGATGAATACCGAACATGGAAAAAAAATGGCCCAGGAAAGGCATGATTATATGCTGAATTTCCTTGACCAGTTTTATAAAGAGTGGAATGTAGATTAA
- a CDS encoding alpha/beta hydrolase family protein — protein MEKLILTTEDHASLTVHLFQPEKNNGKLLLINSATGVKQQVYFSFAKYFSEQGFTVITYDYRGIGLSKPENMKGFHGSMRIWGSQDFKAVTTYIKNQFPEYRKFCLGHSVGALILGMNKDSEMFEEFIFVGTQNAFVGNLRLKTKIEAYLGFGIVQPLTTSLLGYFPANWFGLGESLPKNCAYDWRTLILNKKSTNRLLEKIDDYSKNLTQKVFVVRAEDDVWLTEKGVMSLLNNTYSNLKPTYRLVKTAESEKKEIGHVNFFRSYNQKLWGIILNELID, from the coding sequence ATGGAAAAACTAATACTTACCACAGAAGATCATGCCTCCCTGACTGTTCATCTTTTTCAGCCTGAAAAAAATAATGGAAAACTATTGCTTATTAACTCTGCAACGGGAGTTAAGCAACAGGTCTATTTCTCTTTTGCAAAATACTTTTCGGAGCAAGGGTTTACTGTGATTACTTATGATTACAGAGGAATAGGACTATCTAAACCGGAAAATATGAAAGGTTTTCATGGGTCTATGAGAATTTGGGGTTCACAGGATTTTAAAGCAGTGACAACCTATATTAAGAATCAGTTTCCTGAGTATAGAAAGTTTTGTCTGGGACATTCTGTAGGAGCTTTAATTTTAGGAATGAATAAAGATTCTGAAATGTTTGAAGAATTTATATTTGTAGGAACCCAGAATGCTTTTGTAGGAAATCTTAGACTAAAGACAAAAATTGAAGCCTATCTTGGATTCGGAATTGTACAACCATTAACCACTTCATTGCTAGGATACTTTCCTGCAAACTGGTTCGGGCTAGGAGAAAGTCTTCCAAAAAATTGTGCATATGACTGGAGAACCTTAATTTTAAACAAAAAATCAACCAACAGACTGTTGGAGAAAATTGATGATTATTCTAAAAACTTAACGCAGAAAGTATTTGTAGTTCGTGCAGAGGATGATGTATGGTTAACAGAAAAAGGAGTTATGAGCCTTTTAAACAATACTTATTCTAACCTTAAACCGACGTACAGACTGGTAAAAACCGCAGAGTCTGAGAAAAAAGAAATCGGACATGTTAATTTTTTTAGAAGTTATAATCAGAAACTCTGGGGTATTATTTTAAATGAACTGATAGATTAA